The Brachyhypopomus gauderio isolate BG-103 chromosome 2, BGAUD_0.2, whole genome shotgun sequence genome contains a region encoding:
- the bod1l1 gene encoding biorientation of chromosomes in cell division 1-like 1 isoform X1, whose translation MSGLPPGDPQLVAMIVNHLKTQGLFDQFRRDCMADVDTKPAYLHLRQRVDNFVSNHLSNHTWSPQLNKNQLRNNIRQLVLQSGMLEQGVDRIVAQVVDPKIHHTFRPQVERIVRQFLSPGSHVEEEEPPLAPSLLVETQEAQLLSPALSSASVPGAGVDPADYASSASQDEAGGRTQGAEASQEEGEADMNLVQEENVEEAEQEAEQAEGDAGKPVNEGEAASVKEDRDSEMEREAEAVEVKKEEEEEQGEEEKKERDEEKERDEAKEKISKASMKSREESKEAEPQKSAGEKLHIRQRARERLKEEYSLEDSDLEGLSDITVSSVHTSDLSSLESESEGDQAPSDSTEEGEITSEDEKVQMKSAGEDSEENKEKKPRGARQGYVHKPFLYSRYYSDSDDEVTVEQRRRSAAKEKEERVLKRQQNRERLEEKRRQRATQPELQEKEKHVTAGCNQEAPRPQAKEARKEKKVLEKKVALSRKRKRDSRFRKEEDSVVRRKSDADADMVKKDETLKPKVAPPKPSKKSSEAEEQRRKRSGSVSEDPSEPRRALDKQRTHSFILDLEMGSEEALRQRGGVRGERHARRDGPPRQRERSVSDERPKHRPKSGKTGADGTAECRDAPAGRASAEDKGEKKGSKVKAERKSSAANRERRLSVSEGSAAEEGARCGKKVKAASEIPREKEKAKGEKVMGKADPKSLHRLDSTGSTEERSEVESASEVNRKKDKHPKDIPKRSRSHTEARTSEKVKGRQDGGGEKTKPETSASEPPKHGSETGSKVKSVSEKPRSKSRDDVKPQSPPASRVDKKAASHEAKVKGPIPERERRREERVKATKKTTEKRMKEAEKKAGESEKERSSPAPPAAEEVQTAAETLPQPPEAPERSDLTARQGSVSCEESDLVGPSEESNLTEPQMGTSVQDSDLIDPQALDRESDLAHAVASDMLADPGFTASSPHQPADSCLGSDVAVPESSDSTAGSYHVVADSSTAAVPDDTYDALSDITPEPEDEGEEAMRLAESQESHDQPHPLPVEADALLTLVDVCASAAGSDVGGMHDRQEVDRSFYEADVKMKEAALTLLSMDPDTSVSQSLIPESHLSVDPDTSVSQSLIPESHLSVDLDMSVSHSLIQESHLSVDSDTSVSQSLTPESRVLVDTRVAMEMTSVAQQQAEPQPPDSDVADDASEQPEVVTNQPEGDTGVLPEVGGRTSQDRNQHPHVQGKADVESMEADSVSAEEMMSQAVCDVPVINLDPESESQAEVATPNLPSRDDRSRTPEAAPASPETRTTCTHTPSDEQPDAYTHSAETQPETRKQEDQNKSFLMETREPVGEHHPAETREPATTHENSCVGQRGDVEGQDVRQRGDLEGQDVGQKGDVEGQDVRQRGDVEGQDVGQKGDVEGQDVGQRGDVEGQDVGQRGDVEGQDVRQRGDVEGQDVGQRGDVEGQDVGQRGDVEGQDVRQGGDVEGQDVRQGGDVEGQDVRQRGDVEGQDVRQRGDVEGQDVRQRGDVEGRDVRQGGDVEGRDVRQGGDVEGRDVRQGGDVEGQDVRQGGDVEGQDVRQGGDVEGQDVRQGGDVEGQDVRQGGDVEGQDVSKRGDVEGQDVSKRGDVEGQDVAEPESVQESQTRPARRGRPPKLAKQASSTSQSDGQDEDRSDVSEVEECVRSRTTRRGRVSAHASASAHASASAHASACSKDSAEPQAKESENTAPRKSEDEEGEEGDHSKSTQSQTQSDTGLTSQPQEVESADQGVEQKKVESAGQGVEQKEVRRGRRRSGTQPSSVAKPALKRKRSDQTEDSGKELPAKEEDTMKRSQDDSELTEEEESESCKDPKEETEGEEKNEPVRKTPRRGRPSKSTSTTDESAVLEKREGGAETGEDEEKQEDEETKPRATTRAASRLEAEKSKPSKPSTRAGSRLSGKEESSPNTRASRGPVSGAQKGRKREVSPPTSRTRAGHKAEEPPSKRAKR comes from the exons ATGTCTGGTTTACCCCCCGGGGACCCCCAGCTGGTCGCCATGATCGTCAATCATTTGAAAACACAAGGTCTGTTCGACCAGTTCAGGAGGGACTGCATGGCGGACGTGGACACAAAG CCCGCGTACCTGCACCTGCGGCAGCGAGTGGACAACTTTGTGTCCAACCACCTGTCCAACCACACCTGGAGTCCCCAGCTGAACAAGAACCAGCTGCGAAACAACATCAGACAGCTGGTGCTGCA GTCGGGGATGCTGGAACAGGGCGTAGACCGCATCGTGGCCCAGGTGGTGGACCCCAAGATCCACCACACCTTTCGGCCGCAGGTGGAGCGAATCGTGCGGCAGTTCTTGTCTCCCGGGAGCcacgtggaggaggaggagcctccGCTTGCCCCCAGCCTATTGGTGGAAACTCAGGAGGCCCAGCTGTTGTCTCCAG cactCTCCTCTGCTTCTGTCCCTGGTGCAGGTGTGGACCCAGCAGACTACGCTTCCTCGGCGAGTCAGGATGAGGCTGGCGGCAGGACACAGGGTGCAGAGGCCAgtcaggaggagggagaggcagaCATGAACCTGGTGCAGGAGGAGAAtgtggaggaggcggagcaagAGGCGGAGCAAGCAGAGGGGGATGCCGGGAAGCCCGTGAACGAGGGAGAGGCGGCCAGCGTGAAGGAGGACAGAGatagtgagatggagagagaggcagaggctgTGGAGGtaaagaaagaggaggaggaagagcagggagaggaggagaagaaggagagggacgaggagaaggagagggatgaGGCGAAAGAGAAGATCAGCAAAGCGTCGATGAAGAGCAGGGAGGAGAGCAAGGAGGCGGAGCCACAGAAGAGCGCCGGCGAGAAGCTACACATCCGCCAGAGAGCCCGCGAGCGGCTGAAAGAAG AATACTCCCTGGAGGACTCCGACCTGGAGGGGCTGAGCGATATCACGGTGAGCTCGGTGCACACGAGCGACCTGTCCTCGTTGGAGAGCGAGAGTGAGGGAGACCAGGCCCCGTCAGACTCCACCGAGGAAGGAGAGATCACATCAGAAG atgAGAAGGTCCAGATGAAGTCTGCTGGCGAGGACTCGGAGGAGAATAAGGAGAAAAAGCCTCGCGGTGCACGTCAGGGCTACGTGCACAAGCCTTTCCTCTACTCCCGTTACTATAGCGACTCGGATGATGAAGTTACGGTGGAGCAGAGACGCCGCTCTGCA GCCAAGGAGAAGGAGGAGCGTGTGTTGAAAAGGCAGCAGAACCGTGAGCGcctggaggagaagaggaggcagAGAGCCACGCAGCCTGAGCTGCAGG AGAAAGAAAAGCATGTGACAGCAGGATGCAATCAGGAGGCCCCACGACCCCAGGCGAAGGAGGCACGGAAGGAGAAGAAGGTTCTGGAAAAGAAAGTTGCACTcagcaggaagaggaagagagactcacg TTTCAGGAAGGAGGAAGACTCTGTAGTCAGGAGGAAGAGTGATGCTGATGCAGACATGGTGAAGAAGGAC GAGACTTTGAAGCCTAAAGTTGCCCCCCCGAAGCCCTCAAAGAAGTCGTCCGAGGCAGAGGAGcagcggaggaagaggagcgggaGCGTGTCCGAAGACCCAAGCGAGCCCCGTAGGGCCCTGGACAAACAGCGCACGCACTCGTTCATCCTGGACCTGGAGATGGGCTCAGAGGAGGCGCTCCGTCAGAGGGGGGGAGTCCGTGGGGAGCGGCACGCTCGCAGGGATGGCCCCCCCCGCCAGAGGGAGCGCAGTGTCTCCGACGAGCGCCCCAAACACCGGCCAAAGAGCGGCAAGACGGGGGCGGACGGCACCGCCGAGTGCAGGGATGCGCCGGCAGGCCGGGCGTCTGCTGAGGACAAGGGAGAGAAGAAAGGTTCAAAGGTTAAAGCTGAGAGGAAGAGCTCGGCGGCCAACAGGGAGAGGAGGCTGTCCGTGTCGGAGGGCTCGGCTGCTGAGGAGGGAGCGAGGTGTGGGAAGAAAGTCAAGGCTGCCTCAGAGATTCCCCGAGAAAAAGAAAAAGCGAAAGGAGAGAAGGTGATGGGGAAGGCCGACCCCAAATCACTGCACCGGCTGGACTCCACAGGCTCCACCgaggagaggtcagaggtcgagTCAGCTTCAGAGGTCAACAGAAAGAAAGACAAGCACCCCAAAGACATTCCGAAAAGGTCCAGGAGCCACACAGAGGCGAGAACTTCAGAAAAAGTTAAAGGTCGTCAGGACGGCGGCGGCGAGAAGACCAAACCTGAGACGTCCGCCTCAGAGCCTCCCAAACATGGCTCAGAGACCGGGTCAAAGGTCAAATCTGTCTCAGAAAAGCCAAGATCCAAGTCCAGGGACGATGTGAAGCCTCAGAGTCCGCCGGCTAGCAGGGTGGACAAGAAGGCAGCGAGTCATGAGGCGAAGGTCAAAGGTCCCATCCCTGagcgggagaggaggagggaggagagagtgaaggcCACGAAGAAGACGACCGAGAAGCGAATGAAGGAGGCTGAAAAGAAGGCAGGCGAgagtgagaaggagaggagCTCTCCAGCGCCACCTGCTGCCGAGGAGGTCCAGACTGCAGCTGAAACGCTCCCACAGCCACCGGAGGCACCAGAAAGGTCTGATCTCACAGCTAGGCAGGGCTCAGTTTCCTGTGAAGAGTCTGATCTTGTAGGCCCATCGGAGGAGTCTAATCTCACAGAGCCACAAATGGGAACCTCTGTCCAGGATTCAGATCTTATAGACCCACAAGCACTGGACAGAGAGTCTGATCTCGCTCATGCTGTAGCATCAGATATGCTTGCAGATCCTGGGTTTACTGCAAGCTCGCCCCATCAGCCTGCAGACTCCTGTCTGGGATCTGATGTTGCAGTCCCAGAGTCCTCAGACTCCACTGCAGGGTCATATCATGTTGTTGCTGATTCCAGCACCGCAGCCGTACCTGACGACACGTACGATGCCCTGAGTGACATCACTCCGGAGCCGGAGGATGAGGGGGAGGAAGCCATGAGACTTGCAGAGAGCCAGGAGAGCCACGACCAGCCGCACCCTCTCCCCGTGGAGGCCGACGCCCTCCTGACCCTGGTGGATGTCTGTGCCTCTGCAGCAGGAAGTGATGTTGGTGGGATGCACGACAGACAGGAAGTTGACCGCTCGTTCTACGAAGCAGATGTGAAGATGAAAGAAGCAGCTCTGACTCTTCTCTCTATGGACCCAGACACGTCTGTCTCACAGAGTCTCATCCCAGAGTCTCATCTCTCTGTGGACCCAGACACGTCTGTCTCACAGAGTCTCATCCCAGAGTCTCATCTCTCTGTGGACCTGGACATGTCTGTCTCTCATAGTCTCATCCAAGAATCTCATCTCTCAGTGGACTCGGACACGTCTGTCTCACAGAGTCTCACCCCAGAGTCTCGTGTCCTCGTGGACACTCGGGTTGCCATGGAGATGACCTCTGTTGCCCAACAACAGGCTGAGCCTCAGCCCCCTGACTCAGATGTTGCAGACGATGCGTCTGAACAACCTGAAGTGGTCACGAATCAGCCGGAGGGTGACACAGGTGTCCTACCAGAGGTGGGAGGCAGGACCTCGCAGGACAGAAACCAACACCCCCATG TTCAGGGGAAAGCGGATGTAGAGAGCATGGAAGCAGACAGCGTCTCAGCAGAGGAAATGATGTCACAG gctGTGTGTGATGTCCCAGTGATTAATTTAGACCCTGAATCAGAGTCACAGGCTGAAGTTGCTACACCAAATCTCCCTTCTCGTGATGATCGGAGCCGAACTCCAG AAGCTGCTCCAGCTAGTCCCGAAACTCgcacaacatgcacacacactcctagtGATGAACAACcagatgcatacacacac TCTGCAGAGACACAACCAGAAACGCGTAAACAGGAGGACCAGAACAAATCCTTCCTTATGGAGACACGTGAACCTGTGGGGGAACATCACCCAGCCGAAACACGTGAGCCTGCCACCACTCACGAGAACTCAT gTGTGGGACAGAGGGGAGATGTGGAAGGCCAGGACGTGAGACAGAGGGGAGACTTGGAAGGCCAGGACGTGGGACAGAAGGGAGACGTGGAAGGCCAGGACGTGAGACAGAGGGGAGACGTGGAAGGCCAGGACGTGGGACAGAAGGGAGACGTGGAAGGCCAGGACGTGGGACAGAGGGGAGACGTGGAAGGCCAGGACGTGGGACAGAGGGGAGACGTGGAAGGCCAGGACGTGAGACAGAGGGGAGACGTGGAAGGCCAGGACGTGGGACAGAGGGGAGACGTGGAAGGCCAGGACGTGGGACAGAGGGGAGACGTGGAAGGCCAGGACGTGAGACAGGGGGGAGACGTGGAAGGCCAGGACGTGAGACAGGGGGGAGACGTGGAAGGCCAGGACGTGAGACAGAGGGGAGACGTGGAAGGCCAGGACGTGAGACAGAGGGGAGACGTGGAAGGCCAGGACGTGAGACAGAGGGGAGACGTGGAAGGCCGTGACGTGAGACAGGGTGGAGACGTGGAAGGCCGTGACGTGAGACAGGGTGGAGACGTGGAAGGCCGTGACGTGAGACAGGGTGGAGACGTGGAAGGCCAGGACGTGAGACAGGGTGGAGACGTGGAAGGCCAGGACGTGAGACAGGGTGGAGACGTGGAAGGCCAGGACGTGAGACAGGGTGGAGACGTGGAAGGCCAGGACGTGAGACAGGGTGGAGACGTAGAAGGCCAGGACGTGAGCAAGAGGGGAGACGTGGAAGGCCAGGATGTGAGCAAGAGGGGAGACGTGGAAGGCCAGGACGTG gCTGAACCAGAATCAGTGCAGGAGTCTCAGACTCGGCCAGCACGGAGAGGACGACCCCCTAAACTAGCAAAACAAGCCA GCAGCACATCCCAGTCAGATGGTCAGGACGAGGATCGGTCAGATGTGTCTGAAGTG gaggagtgtgtgcgcAGCAGAACCACACGCCGGGGGAGAGTGTCTGCTCACGCGTCTGCGTCTGCTCACGCGTCTGCGTCTGCTCACGCGTCTGCGTGTTCCAAGGACAGTG CAGAGCCGCAGGCAAAAGAGTCTGAAAACACGGCACCCCGAAAG AGCGAGGATGAGGAAGGTGAAGAAGGAGACCATAGCAAATCAACTCAGTCCCAGACTCAGAGtgacacag GGTTAACATCACAGCCCCAAGAGGTGGAGTCAGCAGATCAGGGGGTGGAGCAAAAAAAGGTGGAGTCTGCAGGCCAGGGGGTGGAGCAAAAAGAG gtGCGCAGAGGACGGCGACGTTCTGGAACTCAGCCTTCTTCTGTAG CTAAACCTGCCCTCAAGAGAAAGCGCTCTGACCAGACTGAGGATTCTGGGAAA GAATTGCCTGCAAAAGAGGAGGATACCATGAAAAGATCACAAGATGACAGTG AACTGActgaggaggaagagagtgagagctgtAAAGACCCTAAAGAGGAGACG gaaggagaggaaaagaatgaACCAGTGAGGAAGACTCCTC
- the bod1l1 gene encoding biorientation of chromosomes in cell division 1-like 1 isoform X7: protein MSGLPPGDPQLVAMIVNHLKTQGLFDQFRRDCMADVDTKPAYLHLRQRVDNFVSNHLSNHTWSPQLNKNQLRNNIRQLVLQSGMLEQGVDRIVAQVVDPKIHHTFRPQVERIVRQFLSPGSHVEEEEPPLAPSLLVETQEAQLLSPALSSASVPGAGVDPADYASSASQDEAGGRTQGAEASQEEGEADMNLVQEENVEEAEQEAEQAEGDAGKPVNEGEAASVKEDRDSEMEREAEAVEVKKEEEEEQGEEEKKERDEEKERDEAKEKISKASMKSREESKEAEPQKSAGEKLHIRQRARERLKEEYSLEDSDLEGLSDITVSSVHTSDLSSLESESEGDQAPSDSTEEGEITSEDEKVQMKSAGEDSEENKEKKPRGARQGYVHKPFLYSRYYSDSDDEVTVEQRRRSAAKEKEERVLKRQQNRERLEEKRRQRATQPELQEKEKHVTAGCNQEAPRPQAKEARKEKKVLEKKVALSRKRKRDSRFRKEEDSVVRRKSDADADMVKKDETLKPKVAPPKPSKKSSEAEEQRRKRSGSVSEDPSEPRRALDKQRTHSFILDLEMGSEEALRQRGGVRGERHARRDGPPRQRERSVSDERPKHRPKSGKTGADGTAECRDAPAGRASAEDKGEKKGSKVKAERKSSAANRERRLSVSEGSAAEEGARCGKKVKAASEIPREKEKAKGEKVMGKADPKSLHRLDSTGSTEERSEVESASEVNRKKDKHPKDIPKRSRSHTEARTSEKVKGRQDGGGEKTKPETSASEPPKHGSETGSKVKSVSEKPRSKSRDDVKPQSPPASRVDKKAASHEAKVKGPIPERERRREERVKATKKTTEKRMKEAEKKAGESEKERSSPAPPAAEEVQTAAETLPQPPEAPERSDLTARQGSVSCEESDLVGPSEESNLTEPQMGTSVQDSDLIDPQALDRESDLAHAVASDMLADPGFTASSPHQPADSCLGSDVAVPESSDSTAGSYHVVADSSTAAVPDDTYDALSDITPEPEDEGEEAMRLAESQESHDQPHPLPVEADALLTLVDVCASAAGSDVGGMHDRQEVDRSFYEADVKMKEAALTLLSMDPDTSVSQSLIPESHLSVDPDTSVSQSLIPESHLSVDLDMSVSHSLIQESHLSVDSDTSVSQSLTPESRVLVDTRVAMEMTSVAQQQAEPQPPDSDVADDASEQPEVVTNQPEGDTGVLPEVGGRTSQDRNQHPHVQGKADVESMEADSVSAEEMMSQAVCDVPVINLDPESESQAEVATPNLPSRDDRSRTPEAAPASPETRTTCTHTPSDEQPDAYTHSAETQPETRKQEDQNKSFLMETREPVGEHHPAETREPATTHENSCVGQRGDVEGQDVGQRGDVEGQDVRQRGDVEGQDVGQRGDVEGQDVGQRGDVEGQDVRQGGDVEGQDVRQGGDVEGQDVRQRGDVEGQDVRQRGDVEGQDVRQRGDVEGRDVRQGGDVEGRDVRQGGDVEGRDVRQGGDVEGQDVRQGGDVEGQDVRQGGDVEGQDVRQGGDVEGQDVRQGGDVEGQDVSKRGDVEGQDVSKRGDVEGQDVAEPESVQESQTRPARRGRPPKLAKQASSTSQSDGQDEDRSDVSEVEECVRSRTTRRGRVSAHASASAHASASAHASACSKDSAEPQAKESENTAPRKSEDEEGEEGDHSKSTQSQTQSDTGLTSQPQEVESADQGVEQKKVESAGQGVEQKEVRRGRRRSGTQPSSVAKPALKRKRSDQTEDSGKELPAKEEDTMKRSQDDSELTEEEESESCKDPKEETEGEEKNEPVRKTPRRGRPSKSTSTTDESAVLEKREGGAETGEDEEKQEDEETKPRATTRAASRLEAEKSKPSKPSTRAGSRLSGKEESSPNTRASRGPVSGAQKGRKREVSPPTSRTRAGHKAEEPPSKRAKR from the exons ATGTCTGGTTTACCCCCCGGGGACCCCCAGCTGGTCGCCATGATCGTCAATCATTTGAAAACACAAGGTCTGTTCGACCAGTTCAGGAGGGACTGCATGGCGGACGTGGACACAAAG CCCGCGTACCTGCACCTGCGGCAGCGAGTGGACAACTTTGTGTCCAACCACCTGTCCAACCACACCTGGAGTCCCCAGCTGAACAAGAACCAGCTGCGAAACAACATCAGACAGCTGGTGCTGCA GTCGGGGATGCTGGAACAGGGCGTAGACCGCATCGTGGCCCAGGTGGTGGACCCCAAGATCCACCACACCTTTCGGCCGCAGGTGGAGCGAATCGTGCGGCAGTTCTTGTCTCCCGGGAGCcacgtggaggaggaggagcctccGCTTGCCCCCAGCCTATTGGTGGAAACTCAGGAGGCCCAGCTGTTGTCTCCAG cactCTCCTCTGCTTCTGTCCCTGGTGCAGGTGTGGACCCAGCAGACTACGCTTCCTCGGCGAGTCAGGATGAGGCTGGCGGCAGGACACAGGGTGCAGAGGCCAgtcaggaggagggagaggcagaCATGAACCTGGTGCAGGAGGAGAAtgtggaggaggcggagcaagAGGCGGAGCAAGCAGAGGGGGATGCCGGGAAGCCCGTGAACGAGGGAGAGGCGGCCAGCGTGAAGGAGGACAGAGatagtgagatggagagagaggcagaggctgTGGAGGtaaagaaagaggaggaggaagagcagggagaggaggagaagaaggagagggacgaggagaaggagagggatgaGGCGAAAGAGAAGATCAGCAAAGCGTCGATGAAGAGCAGGGAGGAGAGCAAGGAGGCGGAGCCACAGAAGAGCGCCGGCGAGAAGCTACACATCCGCCAGAGAGCCCGCGAGCGGCTGAAAGAAG AATACTCCCTGGAGGACTCCGACCTGGAGGGGCTGAGCGATATCACGGTGAGCTCGGTGCACACGAGCGACCTGTCCTCGTTGGAGAGCGAGAGTGAGGGAGACCAGGCCCCGTCAGACTCCACCGAGGAAGGAGAGATCACATCAGAAG atgAGAAGGTCCAGATGAAGTCTGCTGGCGAGGACTCGGAGGAGAATAAGGAGAAAAAGCCTCGCGGTGCACGTCAGGGCTACGTGCACAAGCCTTTCCTCTACTCCCGTTACTATAGCGACTCGGATGATGAAGTTACGGTGGAGCAGAGACGCCGCTCTGCA GCCAAGGAGAAGGAGGAGCGTGTGTTGAAAAGGCAGCAGAACCGTGAGCGcctggaggagaagaggaggcagAGAGCCACGCAGCCTGAGCTGCAGG AGAAAGAAAAGCATGTGACAGCAGGATGCAATCAGGAGGCCCCACGACCCCAGGCGAAGGAGGCACGGAAGGAGAAGAAGGTTCTGGAAAAGAAAGTTGCACTcagcaggaagaggaagagagactcacg TTTCAGGAAGGAGGAAGACTCTGTAGTCAGGAGGAAGAGTGATGCTGATGCAGACATGGTGAAGAAGGAC GAGACTTTGAAGCCTAAAGTTGCCCCCCCGAAGCCCTCAAAGAAGTCGTCCGAGGCAGAGGAGcagcggaggaagaggagcgggaGCGTGTCCGAAGACCCAAGCGAGCCCCGTAGGGCCCTGGACAAACAGCGCACGCACTCGTTCATCCTGGACCTGGAGATGGGCTCAGAGGAGGCGCTCCGTCAGAGGGGGGGAGTCCGTGGGGAGCGGCACGCTCGCAGGGATGGCCCCCCCCGCCAGAGGGAGCGCAGTGTCTCCGACGAGCGCCCCAAACACCGGCCAAAGAGCGGCAAGACGGGGGCGGACGGCACCGCCGAGTGCAGGGATGCGCCGGCAGGCCGGGCGTCTGCTGAGGACAAGGGAGAGAAGAAAGGTTCAAAGGTTAAAGCTGAGAGGAAGAGCTCGGCGGCCAACAGGGAGAGGAGGCTGTCCGTGTCGGAGGGCTCGGCTGCTGAGGAGGGAGCGAGGTGTGGGAAGAAAGTCAAGGCTGCCTCAGAGATTCCCCGAGAAAAAGAAAAAGCGAAAGGAGAGAAGGTGATGGGGAAGGCCGACCCCAAATCACTGCACCGGCTGGACTCCACAGGCTCCACCgaggagaggtcagaggtcgagTCAGCTTCAGAGGTCAACAGAAAGAAAGACAAGCACCCCAAAGACATTCCGAAAAGGTCCAGGAGCCACACAGAGGCGAGAACTTCAGAAAAAGTTAAAGGTCGTCAGGACGGCGGCGGCGAGAAGACCAAACCTGAGACGTCCGCCTCAGAGCCTCCCAAACATGGCTCAGAGACCGGGTCAAAGGTCAAATCTGTCTCAGAAAAGCCAAGATCCAAGTCCAGGGACGATGTGAAGCCTCAGAGTCCGCCGGCTAGCAGGGTGGACAAGAAGGCAGCGAGTCATGAGGCGAAGGTCAAAGGTCCCATCCCTGagcgggagaggaggagggaggagagagtgaaggcCACGAAGAAGACGACCGAGAAGCGAATGAAGGAGGCTGAAAAGAAGGCAGGCGAgagtgagaaggagaggagCTCTCCAGCGCCACCTGCTGCCGAGGAGGTCCAGACTGCAGCTGAAACGCTCCCACAGCCACCGGAGGCACCAGAAAGGTCTGATCTCACAGCTAGGCAGGGCTCAGTTTCCTGTGAAGAGTCTGATCTTGTAGGCCCATCGGAGGAGTCTAATCTCACAGAGCCACAAATGGGAACCTCTGTCCAGGATTCAGATCTTATAGACCCACAAGCACTGGACAGAGAGTCTGATCTCGCTCATGCTGTAGCATCAGATATGCTTGCAGATCCTGGGTTTACTGCAAGCTCGCCCCATCAGCCTGCAGACTCCTGTCTGGGATCTGATGTTGCAGTCCCAGAGTCCTCAGACTCCACTGCAGGGTCATATCATGTTGTTGCTGATTCCAGCACCGCAGCCGTACCTGACGACACGTACGATGCCCTGAGTGACATCACTCCGGAGCCGGAGGATGAGGGGGAGGAAGCCATGAGACTTGCAGAGAGCCAGGAGAGCCACGACCAGCCGCACCCTCTCCCCGTGGAGGCCGACGCCCTCCTGACCCTGGTGGATGTCTGTGCCTCTGCAGCAGGAAGTGATGTTGGTGGGATGCACGACAGACAGGAAGTTGACCGCTCGTTCTACGAAGCAGATGTGAAGATGAAAGAAGCAGCTCTGACTCTTCTCTCTATGGACCCAGACACGTCTGTCTCACAGAGTCTCATCCCAGAGTCTCATCTCTCTGTGGACCCAGACACGTCTGTCTCACAGAGTCTCATCCCAGAGTCTCATCTCTCTGTGGACCTGGACATGTCTGTCTCTCATAGTCTCATCCAAGAATCTCATCTCTCAGTGGACTCGGACACGTCTGTCTCACAGAGTCTCACCCCAGAGTCTCGTGTCCTCGTGGACACTCGGGTTGCCATGGAGATGACCTCTGTTGCCCAACAACAGGCTGAGCCTCAGCCCCCTGACTCAGATGTTGCAGACGATGCGTCTGAACAACCTGAAGTGGTCACGAATCAGCCGGAGGGTGACACAGGTGTCCTACCAGAGGTGGGAGGCAGGACCTCGCAGGACAGAAACCAACACCCCCATG TTCAGGGGAAAGCGGATGTAGAGAGCATGGAAGCAGACAGCGTCTCAGCAGAGGAAATGATGTCACAG gctGTGTGTGATGTCCCAGTGATTAATTTAGACCCTGAATCAGAGTCACAGGCTGAAGTTGCTACACCAAATCTCCCTTCTCGTGATGATCGGAGCCGAACTCCAG AAGCTGCTCCAGCTAGTCCCGAAACTCgcacaacatgcacacacactcctagtGATGAACAACcagatgcatacacacac TCTGCAGAGACACAACCAGAAACGCGTAAACAGGAGGACCAGAACAAATCCTTCCTTATGGAGACACGTGAACCTGTGGGGGAACATCACCCAGCCGAAACACGTGAGCCTGCCACCACTCACGAGAACTCATGTG TGGGACAGAGGGGAGACGTGGAAGGCCAGGACGTGGGACAGAGGGGAGACGTGGAAGGCCAGGACGTGAGACAGAGGGGAGACGTGGAAGGCCAGGACGTGGGACAGAGGGGAGACGTGGAAGGCCAGGACGTGGGACAGAGGGGAGACGTGGAAGGCCAGGACGTGAGACAGGGGGGAGACGTGGAAGGCCAGGACGTGAGACAGGGGGGAGACGTGGAAGGCCAGGACGTGAGACAGAGGGGAGACGTGGAAGGCCAGGACGTGAGACAGAGGGGAGACGTGGAAGGCCAGGACGTGAGACAGAGGGGAGACGTGGAAGGCCGTGACGTGAGACAGGGTGGAGACGTGGAAGGCCGTGACGTGAGACAGGGTGGAGACGTGGAAGGCCGTGACGTGAGACAGGGTGGAGACGTGGAAGGCCAGGACGTGAGACAGGGTGGAGACGTGGAAGGCCAGGACGTGAGACAGGGTGGAGACGTGGAAGGCCAGGACGTGAGACAGGGTGGAGACGTGGAAGGCCAGGACGTGAGACAGGGTGGAGACGTAGAAGGCCAGGACGTGAGCAAGAGGGGAGACGTGGAAGGCCAGGATGTGAGCAAGAGGGGAGACGTGGAAGGCCAGGACGTG gCTGAACCAGAATCAGTGCAGGAGTCTCAGACTCGGCCAGCACGGAGAGGACGACCCCCTAAACTAGCAAAACAAGCCA GCAGCACATCCCAGTCAGATGGTCAGGACGAGGATCGGTCAGATGTGTCTGAAGTG gaggagtgtgtgcgcAGCAGAACCACACGCCGGGGGAGAGTGTCTGCTCACGCGTCTGCGTCTGCTCACGCGTCTGCGTCTGCTCACGCGTCTGCGTGTTCCAAGGACAGTG CAGAGCCGCAGGCAAAAGAGTCTGAAAACACGGCACCCCGAAAG AGCGAGGATGAGGAAGGTGAAGAAGGAGACCATAGCAAATCAACTCAGTCCCAGACTCAGAGtgacacag GGTTAACATCACAGCCCCAAGAGGTGGAGTCAGCAGATCAGGGGGTGGAGCAAAAAAAGGTGGAGTCTGCAGGCCAGGGGGTGGAGCAAAAAGAG gtGCGCAGAGGACGGCGACGTTCTGGAACTCAGCCTTCTTCTGTAG CTAAACCTGCCCTCAAGAGAAAGCGCTCTGACCAGACTGAGGATTCTGGGAAA GAATTGCCTGCAAAAGAGGAGGATACCATGAAAAGATCACAAGATGACAGTG AACTGActgaggaggaagagagtgagagctgtAAAGACCCTAAAGAGGAGACG gaaggagaggaaaagaatgaACCAGTGAGGAAGACTCCTC